From a region of the Paenibacillus lutimineralis genome:
- the mglC gene encoding galactose/methyl galactoside ABC transporter permease MglC, with translation MNIKKTQSFITENAIYIVLVVLVIAIAVYDPNFIGFNTLRDILIQSSTRVIIALGVAFILITGGTDLSAGRMVGLTAVISASMLQDPDYARRFFPDLPQLSLFIPILIAIFVGVIFGMINGVIVSKFKVPPFIATLGTMVAIYGINSLYFDTEPNNSQPIGGLRDDFTTLGSGSFGKGDLSLPYIVIFAVAICFIVWVMFNKTRLGKNMYAIGGNMQAAKVSGINVILTLIIIYSIAGALYGTAGVLEAARTGGATNNYGNMYELDAIAACVVGGVSTTGGIGTVPGVMAGVLIFTVINYGLTFIGVGPYWQQIIKGAIIVTAVAFDMRKYAAKR, from the coding sequence ATGAATATCAAGAAAACCCAGAGCTTTATAACGGAGAACGCGATCTATATTGTATTGGTTGTACTTGTGATCGCAATTGCAGTCTATGACCCCAATTTTATCGGTTTTAATACACTCCGCGATATTCTGATTCAATCATCGACCCGTGTCATTATTGCGTTAGGTGTAGCATTCATTCTGATTACGGGCGGGACCGATTTGTCGGCGGGACGGATGGTCGGTTTGACTGCGGTCATATCAGCTTCGATGCTGCAGGACCCGGATTATGCACGTCGCTTCTTCCCTGATCTTCCGCAGCTCTCGCTGTTCATCCCGATCTTGATTGCGATATTTGTTGGTGTTATCTTTGGCATGATTAATGGAGTCATCGTCTCCAAGTTTAAGGTTCCACCTTTTATTGCTACTTTGGGTACGATGGTAGCTATATACGGGATTAACTCCTTGTATTTCGATACGGAGCCGAACAATTCACAGCCGATTGGCGGACTTCGCGACGACTTTACGACGCTTGGATCAGGCAGTTTTGGTAAAGGAGACTTATCCTTGCCCTACATCGTTATTTTTGCCGTTGCTATCTGCTTTATTGTATGGGTTATGTTCAATAAGACTCGGTTGGGTAAAAACATGTACGCGATCGGCGGAAATATGCAAGCTGCAAAGGTGTCCGGGATTAATGTGATATTGACGCTAATCATTATTTATTCGATCGCTGGGGCTCTGTATGGTACTGCTGGCGTGCTGGAAGCCGCTAGAACCGGCGGGGCAACGAACAACTACGGGAATATGTACGAGCTTGATGCGATCGCTGCCTGTGTCGTTGGCGGCGTATCGACGACAGGCGGAATCGGTACCGTTCCTGGAGTAATGGCCGGGGTATTGATCTTTACAGTCATCAATTACGGTTTGACTTTTATCGGGGTAGGCCCTTACTGGCAGCAAATTATTAAGGGCGCCATCATCGTCACTGCAGTTGCATTTGATATGCGGAAATATGCGGCTAAGCGCTAA
- a CDS encoding sensor histidine kinase produces MKSWQRAMTRFLRGFHLHNIQVLLSASSIIVTVLVVVLASLMLFNRFSNVAEENTYLNLKQIVEQVNSNLELYVSGMQDIFEVTQNKIDQASDVSSNQQLGEQMETILSTREDLVSISLFTTDGVLVNSVPAQPMRKNTRLTEQTWFESALLAPGILQFTPPHIQNLFKNDYRWVVSMSKMIDYRDESGVKHGVLAIDFNFRTIDQLSQRVSLGKNGYVYIIDGIGNIVYHPQQQLIYAGLKYENLEPVLNYKYGSYLDEQNGEQRIITIQTVKTAGWKIIGVAYADEFLGTKKELADFLYHFLLVSTLMILIINIYVSATISKPIRRLEQSVKLVEKGDFTPQISVSGVYEVEQLSKRFNLMLRRIRELMDQIIQEQEAKRKSEFDVLQSQINPHFLYNTLNSITRMAEMGRNQEVVTTITSLSRFFRLSLSKGKPIITVKDELEHIRHYLIIQSIRFKNKFHYVIEAEEEVMDCLTLKLILQPLVENAIHHGIENSVEDGMIEIKAQLQGEKLQFIIRDNGIGMTQERLVKLLSGDIRSESGSGVGVFNVQERIQLYYGRPYGLHYESEPEEGTTVTVTLPVQWTSDQAEGEGNDIRK; encoded by the coding sequence ATGAAGTCTTGGCAGCGTGCAATGACACGCTTTTTGCGAGGCTTTCACTTACATAATATTCAAGTCCTGCTCTCGGCTTCTTCCATTATTGTGACAGTGCTCGTTGTTGTGCTGGCTAGTCTAATGCTGTTCAATCGCTTCTCCAACGTGGCTGAGGAGAACACCTACCTGAATCTGAAGCAGATCGTAGAGCAGGTGAATTCAAATCTGGAACTATATGTAAGCGGAATGCAGGACATATTTGAAGTAACTCAGAACAAAATCGATCAAGCTTCCGATGTATCTTCGAATCAACAACTGGGAGAACAGATGGAGACGATATTGAGTACACGGGAGGATCTCGTCTCTATTTCGCTGTTTACGACAGACGGGGTATTGGTGAACAGTGTCCCGGCGCAGCCGATGCGCAAAAATACGAGACTGACGGAGCAAACGTGGTTCGAATCAGCACTTCTCGCTCCTGGGATACTGCAGTTCACACCCCCGCATATTCAGAACCTATTCAAGAACGATTACCGCTGGGTAGTCTCAATGAGTAAAATGATCGATTACAGGGATGAATCGGGAGTAAAACATGGGGTTCTTGCTATCGATTTTAATTTCCGGACGATCGATCAATTGAGCCAGCGTGTCAGTCTGGGGAAGAACGGTTACGTCTATATCATCGATGGAATCGGCAATATCGTCTATCATCCTCAGCAGCAGCTCATCTATGCGGGTTTGAAATATGAGAATTTGGAACCGGTGCTGAATTACAAGTACGGCAGTTATCTGGATGAACAGAATGGGGAGCAGCGAATCATTACCATTCAGACAGTAAAAACGGCAGGCTGGAAAATCATTGGTGTCGCTTATGCAGATGAGTTCCTGGGCACAAAGAAGGAGCTAGCGGACTTTCTCTACCATTTCTTACTTGTATCAACCCTGATGATCCTGATCATTAACATCTATGTCTCGGCGACGATATCCAAACCTATCCGACGTCTGGAACAGTCCGTCAAGCTGGTGGAGAAAGGTGATTTCACACCGCAAATTTCGGTAAGCGGAGTCTATGAGGTCGAGCAGCTGTCCAAACGCTTCAATCTGATGCTACGCCGGATTCGTGAGCTGATGGATCAGATTATCCAGGAGCAGGAAGCGAAGCGCAAAAGCGAATTCGATGTACTGCAATCGCAGATTAACCCCCATTTTCTGTACAATACGCTGAATTCGATTACAAGAATGGCTGAAATGGGGCGCAATCAAGAAGTAGTAACGACAATCACTTCCCTGTCCCGCTTCTTCCGGCTTAGCTTAAGTAAGGGCAAACCGATCATTACAGTCAAGGATGAACTGGAACATATAAGACATTATTTGATTATTCAATCGATACGATTTAAGAATAAGTTTCATTATGTTATCGAAGCCGAAGAAGAAGTTATGGATTGTCTAACCTTGAAGCTGATCCTGCAGCCTCTCGTCGAGAATGCGATTCATCATGGAATTGAGAACTCAGTTGAGGACGGAATGATCGAGATCAAGGCGCAATTGCAGGGTGAGAAGCTTCAATTCATCATTCGCGATAATGGCATCGGAATGACACAAGAGCGGCTCGTCAAGCTGTTAAGTGGTGATATCCGCAGCGAGAGCGGTTCCGGGGTGGGCGTGTTCAATGTACAGGAACGAATTCAGCTCTACTATGGACGCCCTTATGGATTGCATTACGAGAGTGAGCCTGAGGAAGGGACGACGGTAACGGTGACACTTCCGGTACAGTGGACTTCAGATCAGGCTGAGGGGGAAGGAAATGATATCAGGAAATAG
- a CDS encoding PspA/IM30 family protein has protein sequence MSFFKREQNLTNSDYNITSSEVVDLKQLANNRTDWDYSNGDVEAGDEVLLQLQAQLDDTERELAERIALERKFKQLFVEQQAFVNRRVRQAHMAAIAHQEDFARRALSEKRLAEAKMKEYLASYDLYKAEAEQLRDKFAHLLGQLEALEQERGNPANRKEHGDGSMSMPDIQSSLSGADYTEGG, from the coding sequence ATGTCATTTTTCAAGCGGGAACAGAATTTGACGAATTCAGATTACAATATCACGAGTAGTGAGGTAGTAGATCTGAAGCAGCTTGCCAATAATCGTACGGATTGGGATTATTCGAACGGAGATGTAGAGGCGGGGGATGAAGTCCTTCTACAGCTTCAGGCGCAATTGGACGATACGGAGAGAGAGCTGGCTGAGAGGATCGCTTTGGAGAGAAAGTTCAAACAGCTCTTTGTAGAGCAGCAGGCATTCGTCAATAGACGTGTTCGACAAGCTCATATGGCTGCCATAGCTCATCAGGAGGATTTTGCTCGTCGTGCGCTTTCTGAGAAGAGGTTGGCCGAGGCAAAAATGAAGGAATATTTGGCGAGTTACGATCTATATAAAGCGGAGGCGGAGCAACTTCGCGATAAATTTGCCCATCTGCTCGGGCAGCTTGAGGCTTTGGAGCAGGAGCGGGGAAATCCAGCGAATCGGAAAGAACATGGTGACGGATCGATGTCTATGCCGGATATTCAAAGTTCTTTAAGCGGGGCAGATTATACTGAAGGTGGGTAA
- a CDS encoding CAP domain-containing protein has product MMMKAAKMGLIFSVLAVSLAATPAGHGTASAATVSKSMAAVYAQVQAERAAQVVALVNKERTSAGLKPLIVHTNLSKMAKDKAIDMFRSGYFDHTSPKYGSPFDMMDAYHITYLYAGENIAKGQRSAEEVVKDWMNSPGHRANILNSKYTLIGVGYYNGFWVQEFIGK; this is encoded by the coding sequence ATGATGATGAAGGCCGCAAAAATGGGATTGATATTCTCCGTACTAGCAGTGTCACTGGCAGCTACTCCTGCTGGTCATGGAACGGCAAGCGCTGCTACTGTAAGTAAAAGTATGGCGGCAGTATATGCGCAGGTTCAAGCGGAACGGGCTGCACAGGTTGTAGCGCTAGTTAATAAAGAACGGACTTCGGCAGGGTTGAAGCCTTTGATTGTACACACGAATTTATCAAAGATGGCTAAGGACAAAGCAATCGATATGTTTAGGAGCGGTTATTTTGACCATACTTCGCCGAAATATGGTTCTCCATTCGATATGATGGATGCGTATCACATTACTTATCTCTACGCAGGCGAGAATATTGCCAAAGGGCAGCGCTCGGCTGAAGAAGTCGTGAAGGATTGGATGAACAGTCCTGGTCATCGCGCCAACATTTTGAATTCCAAATATACGCTGATCGGCGTAGGTTATTATAACGGATTTTGGGTACAGGAATTTATTGGCAAATAG
- a CDS encoding galactose ABC transporter substrate-binding protein — MKKMISVLVGFALLGTVMAGCNSGSGGGSGSGDAPKVGVAIYKFDDTFMTGVRNAIEKNAKGIAQVDIVDSQNSQPTQNDKIDLFLTKKTKSLIVNPVDRTAAGVIIDKAKGKDVPVVFLNREPLPEDMKKWDKVYYVGARAEESGTLSGQIIVDYWKSHPEADKNGDGVLQYVMLKGEPGHQDAELRTQYSIQALEDAGIKVEKLQEDTAMWDRVKGQEKMAAFLAAKGDSIEAVFANNDDMALGAIEALKAAGYFNGDKYIPVVGVDATAPAIQALEQGTLLGTVLNDAENQGKASIKIASLLAQGKEINLDSVGYEITDNQYVWIPYQKVTKENAANFK, encoded by the coding sequence ATGAAAAAAATGATATCCGTATTGGTCGGATTCGCTCTGCTTGGTACAGTTATGGCTGGCTGCAATAGCGGCTCCGGCGGGGGGAGCGGCAGCGGAGATGCGCCGAAGGTAGGCGTAGCTATCTATAAGTTCGATGACACCTTTATGACAGGGGTGCGCAATGCGATTGAGAAAAATGCCAAAGGCATCGCTCAGGTTGATATTGTCGACAGCCAGAACTCACAGCCGACTCAGAATGATAAGATCGATTTGTTCCTGACGAAGAAGACCAAATCACTGATTGTAAATCCGGTGGATCGTACAGCAGCAGGTGTGATTATCGATAAGGCTAAGGGCAAGGATGTTCCGGTTGTGTTCTTGAATCGAGAGCCTCTTCCGGAGGATATGAAGAAATGGGATAAGGTTTATTATGTAGGCGCAAGAGCCGAGGAATCGGGAACATTGTCCGGGCAAATCATCGTAGATTATTGGAAGTCCCATCCTGAGGCGGATAAGAATGGCGATGGTGTATTGCAATACGTCATGCTAAAAGGCGAGCCGGGACATCAGGATGCTGAGCTTCGTACACAATATTCCATTCAGGCTTTGGAAGACGCGGGAATCAAGGTGGAGAAGTTACAAGAAGATACGGCGATGTGGGATCGGGTCAAAGGTCAGGAGAAGATGGCGGCCTTCCTGGCGGCCAAAGGCGACAGTATCGAGGCGGTATTCGCCAACAATGATGATATGGCACTAGGGGCGATTGAAGCCTTGAAGGCAGCAGGATATTTCAATGGGGATAAGTATATACCGGTCGTCGGCGTAGATGCGACAGCACCAGCGATTCAGGCCTTGGAGCAAGGCACATTGCTTGGTACAGTGCTGAATGATGCGGAGAACCAAGGTAAAGCTTCGATTAAGATCGCTTCGCTATTGGCTCAAGGCAAAGAAATCAATCTGGATAGCGTAGGCTATGAAATTACGGACAATCAGTATGTCTGGATTCCTTATCAAAAAGTGACAAAAGAAAACGCAGCAAATTTCAAATAA
- a CDS encoding response regulator — protein sequence MYKLILADDEADVREGLMELIDWESIGYKVVDTAENGREAAELIDKHMPDVVVTDIQMPFMDGLQLTEWIRQVHPTMKVIILTGYEQFDYAKQAIRLDVTEYVLKPFSSEELAGILRKVKEEIDEELEMRKNIQTLTEYYHRNLPVLQRLFLSSLVSRPLSQHEITDKCRSYALQLEGEMYVISIIRLDPAFRLERAATMYEQPALGLALPHDTDDQQLELFAVLNIVDEIIREHPCDQAFIYHDDVVLLSVYDDPNPDRVIEVTLNLLEEMRFSFERYLKLRTTIGVGTACASLSNCYYSYREAVHALDYRLLLGGNKIIYIGDVEAPVEKVFEFDELKEQELIRCLKVGSDEELGLLLEQLFRNLMDCRKSLQDFQLRLLVMLTVVIKAANDIHIDFERLFGEGGGFISQIFRFTQADEARVWFIDVCLKLKRMISSQRQTSYNLLVDQAKAYIMDHYSDPDISINKVCACLHISSGYFSNIFKRETKLTFVNYLQNVRMEAAKNLLASTDKKSFEIAELVGFSDPNYFSFCFRKKYGLSPKEYRNGSKIV from the coding sequence ATGTATAAGTTAATCTTGGCTGATGATGAGGCAGATGTAAGGGAGGGATTAATGGAGCTAATCGATTGGGAGAGTATCGGGTACAAGGTTGTTGACACGGCCGAAAATGGTAGAGAGGCTGCGGAACTGATAGATAAGCATATGCCTGACGTTGTCGTTACCGATATTCAGATGCCTTTTATGGATGGATTGCAATTAACGGAGTGGATTCGTCAGGTGCATCCTACGATGAAAGTTATTATTCTGACAGGCTATGAGCAATTTGACTATGCTAAGCAGGCCATCCGATTGGATGTTACCGAGTATGTGCTGAAGCCGTTCTCTTCGGAGGAACTGGCGGGAATACTTCGTAAGGTCAAAGAGGAAATTGATGAAGAACTGGAGATGCGGAAGAACATCCAGACGTTAACGGAGTACTATCATCGTAATTTGCCTGTATTACAGCGGTTGTTCCTATCTTCTCTAGTATCTAGGCCGCTCTCTCAGCACGAGATTACTGATAAATGTCGGAGCTATGCACTGCAGTTGGAAGGGGAAATGTACGTCATTTCGATAATCCGGCTTGACCCTGCCTTTCGCTTGGAGCGAGCAGCTACCATGTATGAACAGCCTGCTTTGGGATTGGCCTTACCGCACGATACCGATGACCAGCAGTTAGAGTTATTTGCGGTACTGAACATCGTCGACGAGATCATCCGTGAGCATCCCTGCGATCAGGCGTTCATTTATCATGATGATGTTGTGCTGTTAAGTGTATATGACGATCCAAATCCTGATAGAGTCATAGAAGTAACGTTGAATCTATTAGAAGAAATGAGATTCAGCTTTGAGAGATATCTTAAACTCCGTACAACGATAGGCGTTGGGACTGCCTGCGCGTCCTTGTCCAATTGTTACTACTCTTATAGAGAAGCCGTGCATGCGCTAGATTATCGTCTTCTCCTGGGTGGGAATAAGATTATTTACATCGGCGATGTGGAAGCTCCTGTAGAGAAAGTATTCGAATTCGATGAACTGAAGGAACAGGAATTGATACGCTGTCTGAAGGTCGGAAGTGATGAAGAGTTGGGGCTGCTGCTTGAGCAGTTGTTCAGGAATCTAATGGATTGCCGTAAATCTCTTCAAGATTTTCAGCTGCGTCTATTAGTCATGCTGACTGTGGTGATCAAGGCGGCAAATGATATACATATTGATTTTGAGAGATTATTTGGAGAAGGCGGGGGATTTATCAGTCAGATCTTCCGATTTACGCAAGCGGACGAAGCCCGGGTGTGGTTCATCGATGTATGTTTGAAGCTGAAGAGGATGATATCGAGTCAAAGGCAGACAAGCTACAACTTGCTCGTGGATCAAGCCAAGGCATATATTATGGACCACTACTCCGATCCGGACATTTCCATTAATAAAGTCTGCGCTTGTTTACATATTAGCTCAGGGTATTTCAGTAATATTTTCAAACGTGAGACGAAGCTTACCTTCGTGAATTACTTGCAGAATGTGCGCATGGAAGCGGCCAAAAACCTGTTGGCCTCGACGGACAAAAAATCATTTGAGATCGCCGAACTGGTCGGATTTTCGGACCCGAATTATTTCAGTTTCTGTTTTCGTAAGAAATACGGCTTGTCTCCCAAAGAATACCGAAATGGGTCTAAGATCGTATGA
- a CDS encoding sugar ABC transporter ATP-binding protein yields the protein MTNEQYLLELKGISKEFPGVKALDNVSLQVRPGTVHALMGENGAGKSTLMKCLFGIYKPDEGEIYLDGQKVDINHSRDALGMGISMIHQELHPVPFRSVMENIWLGRFPSMGFWPMRFIDHTKMYRDTEKLFEQLDIHIKPDTIIGKLSVSQIQSIEIAKAVSFHSRIIVMDEPTSSLTSVEVEHLFKIIQELKSRGVSIIYISHKMEEILRISDEVTVMRDGKKIGTWPAAELTTDLIISKMVGRDLTQRFPQRHNVPNGVVLKVEGLTSIHPKSFNNVSFELRKGEILGIGGLVGAQRTELIEALFGLREIQSGSISINDKLVRIKSPAAAKRYGMALLTEERRTTGIIPVLSVHENAAIANMRKYIRPYGLLNERKKRDEVNQVVEKLRTKTPSPKTLIMNLSGGNQQKVLLARWLLTSPEILLLDEPTRGIDVGAKYEIYTIIADLAKLGKSIIMISSEMPELLGMSDRIMVMSEGKITGILNGQEASEEEIMRLAAQH from the coding sequence ATGACAAATGAGCAATATCTACTTGAATTGAAAGGGATATCCAAGGAATTTCCCGGTGTCAAAGCGCTCGATAACGTTAGCTTACAGGTAAGGCCGGGAACGGTTCATGCGCTGATGGGTGAGAACGGAGCAGGAAAGTCGACGTTAATGAAATGCCTGTTCGGCATCTACAAGCCTGATGAAGGTGAAATTTATTTGGACGGGCAGAAGGTAGACATTAATCATTCACGAGATGCGCTCGGAATGGGGATCTCGATGATCCATCAGGAACTTCATCCTGTACCATTCCGGAGTGTGATGGAGAATATTTGGCTTGGACGCTTCCCATCCATGGGATTCTGGCCGATGCGGTTCATTGACCATACGAAAATGTATCGCGATACTGAAAAATTGTTCGAGCAACTGGATATCCACATTAAACCGGATACGATCATAGGGAAGCTGTCTGTCTCACAAATTCAATCGATTGAAATAGCTAAGGCCGTCTCCTTCCATTCCAGGATTATCGTCATGGACGAACCTACATCATCTTTAACAAGCGTCGAGGTTGAGCATTTATTTAAGATCATTCAGGAGTTGAAAAGCAGGGGCGTATCGATTATATATATCTCGCACAAGATGGAGGAAATTTTGAGAATTTCCGATGAAGTCACCGTTATGCGTGATGGCAAAAAAATAGGTACCTGGCCTGCGGCAGAGCTGACGACCGACTTGATTATATCCAAAATGGTAGGTCGTGACCTGACACAGCGTTTTCCGCAGCGACATAATGTTCCGAACGGGGTTGTACTTAAGGTGGAAGGGCTAACTTCTATTCACCCCAAATCGTTCAACAATGTCTCCTTTGAGCTGCGGAAAGGAGAAATCCTCGGAATTGGCGGATTAGTAGGAGCGCAGCGGACGGAACTCATCGAGGCGTTATTTGGTTTGCGTGAGATTCAGTCTGGATCGATCTCGATAAATGACAAGCTTGTGCGGATCAAGAGCCCGGCTGCTGCCAAGCGGTATGGGATGGCACTGTTGACCGAGGAGAGACGCACGACAGGCATCATTCCGGTATTGTCGGTGCATGAGAATGCGGCGATTGCCAATATGCGCAAATATATTCGGCCCTATGGGCTGCTGAATGAACGGAAGAAACGCGATGAGGTCAATCAGGTGGTGGAGAAATTGCGAACCAAGACGCCTTCTCCAAAGACGCTGATTATGAATCTGTCCGGAGGCAATCAACAGAAGGTGCTGCTTGCCAGATGGCTGTTAACTAGCCCGGAAATTTTGTTGCTTGATGAACCGACGCGAGGAATCGATGTCGGTGCCAAGTACGAAATTTATACGATCATTGCCGATCTAGCGAAGCTGGGCAAGAGCATCATTATGATCTCATCGGAAATGCCGGAGCTTCTTGGCATGTCTGACCGCATCATGGTGATGTCGGAAGGGAAGATCACGGGCATTTTGAATGGTCAGGAGGCCTCGGAAGAGGAAATTATGCGTCTAGCCGCTCAGCATTAG
- the purT gene encoding formate-dependent phosphoribosylglycinamide formyltransferase: protein MWGAPVSKYAKSIMLLGGGELGKEVVIEAQRLGIRTIVVDRYDYAPAMGVAQESYVLDMLDGEALRSLIVQVAPDLIVPEIEAIATPVLVELEQQGYKVIPTAKAALLTMDREGIRRLASEELGLPTARYLFADSLEQLQTAVAGIGVPCVIKPLMSSSGKGQSVCRKVEDVETCWNTALEGARAKKMRVIVEAFVPFASEITMLTVRSVSGTIFCPPIGHIQKDGDYVESWQPHFLNEEQLKEAQQIAQKITDALGGYGLFGVELFVTDDGIIFSEVSPRPHDTGMVTMVTQDLSEFALHVRAILGLPIPSVQLLTPGASATLKADREGEEFQVAGLEEALALPRTQVRVFGKPLSKPGRRMAVALSAAEDVETARSRAKQAASILKVVWSIE, encoded by the coding sequence ATGTGGGGTGCTCCAGTGTCTAAATATGCCAAGAGCATCATGCTCCTTGGCGGAGGAGAATTGGGCAAAGAAGTAGTCATTGAGGCGCAGCGTCTAGGCATTCGAACGATTGTCGTTGACAGGTATGATTATGCACCGGCCATGGGTGTTGCTCAAGAATCCTATGTGCTTGATATGTTGGATGGAGAAGCGCTTAGATCATTGATCGTTCAAGTTGCTCCGGATCTGATTGTCCCGGAGATTGAAGCGATTGCAACACCCGTGCTGGTGGAGCTCGAGCAGCAAGGATATAAGGTCATCCCTACTGCCAAAGCAGCTCTATTGACGATGGATCGTGAAGGAATTCGCAGATTGGCATCCGAGGAGCTTGGATTACCCACAGCGAGATATTTGTTCGCTGACAGTCTGGAGCAGTTGCAAACAGCTGTTGCCGGGATTGGTGTGCCTTGCGTAATCAAACCGTTAATGAGCTCATCCGGCAAAGGACAGAGCGTCTGCCGCAAGGTAGAGGATGTCGAGACATGCTGGAATACGGCTCTTGAAGGCGCTCGGGCTAAGAAGATGCGAGTCATCGTAGAAGCATTTGTGCCTTTTGCGAGCGAGATTACGATGTTAACGGTTCGCTCGGTATCTGGAACGATATTTTGTCCGCCCATTGGGCACATACAGAAGGATGGGGATTATGTCGAATCTTGGCAACCTCATTTCCTGAACGAGGAACAGCTCAAGGAAGCGCAACAAATTGCACAAAAAATTACAGATGCGCTTGGCGGATATGGACTATTTGGTGTAGAATTATTTGTGACGGATGATGGCATAATTTTCAGCGAAGTGTCGCCAAGACCACATGATACAGGAATGGTGACGATGGTTACGCAGGATTTGTCAGAATTCGCGCTCCACGTAAGAGCAATTCTAGGTCTTCCTATTCCTTCGGTTCAACTTCTGACGCCTGGTGCATCAGCAACTTTGAAGGCTGATCGCGAAGGCGAAGAATTCCAAGTCGCAGGATTGGAAGAAGCATTAGCATTACCGAGAACCCAGGTTCGAGTGTTCGGTAAACCGCTCAGCAAGCCGGGAAGACGGATGGCTGTAGCCCTGAGCGCAGCAGAGGATGTTGAAACGGCCCGCAGCCGCGCCAAACAAGCGGCAAGTATATTAAAGGTGGTATGGTCAATTGAGTAG
- a CDS encoding substrate-binding domain-containing protein, with protein MISGNSLLKGLALSFSLMMLAACTPSGSIPGSDKPLTIDMVVKMDRGDYWNTIRMGAEVAAKEYNVELNFLAPSQENDYKQQIELMQESIVRRPDAIVLAASDYEALGQVTDQTSYYNIPVISMDSEVASTKVKTYVGTNNYEAGQAAAERLSELTGGRGEIGIINFVKGARSTDEREEGFLDYMARFPEIQVMDIVYSGSDETLAYDLTCKMLQLHPRLNGIVSLSAESSIGAGLAVEDMGYSGIVNMIAFDNPSEMLELLQDGTIQAMVVQNPFNNGYMAVYAAVQAAHGAKLSDKIPTDVKLIDLDNMLWPENQKLMFPFVK; from the coding sequence ATGATATCAGGAAATAGCTTACTGAAGGGGCTGGCGTTATCCTTTAGCCTGATGATGCTTGCAGCCTGTACGCCTAGTGGGAGTATTCCGGGAAGCGACAAGCCGTTAACGATCGATATGGTCGTAAAAATGGATCGTGGAGATTATTGGAATACGATTCGCATGGGTGCTGAAGTGGCAGCGAAGGAGTACAATGTGGAGCTGAATTTTCTAGCCCCCAGCCAGGAAAACGATTACAAGCAGCAAATCGAGCTGATGCAGGAGTCCATTGTTAGAAGGCCGGATGCGATTGTGTTGGCCGCCAGTGATTATGAGGCGCTAGGACAAGTGACGGATCAGACGTCCTATTATAATATTCCTGTCATTTCTATGGACTCGGAGGTCGCTTCGACGAAAGTAAAAACTTATGTCGGAACGAACAATTATGAAGCTGGACAAGCAGCGGCAGAACGACTCAGCGAGTTAACTGGGGGACGAGGGGAAATCGGTATTATTAATTTTGTGAAGGGAGCGCGCAGCACCGATGAACGGGAAGAAGGCTTCCTCGACTATATGGCCCGGTTCCCTGAAATTCAAGTTATGGATATTGTCTACAGTGGCTCGGATGAGACCTTGGCGTATGACCTCACCTGTAAAATGCTTCAGCTCCATCCGAGACTGAACGGGATCGTCTCGCTTAGCGCCGAGTCCTCGATTGGTGCAGGATTAGCCGTAGAGGATATGGGGTATAGCGGCATCGTTAATATGATCGCCTTCGATAATCCGTCCGAAATGCTGGAGTTGCTGCAGGATGGAACGATCCAGGCGATGGTAGTGCAAAATCCATTCAATAACGGCTACATGGCGGTATATGCTGCAGTACAGGCAGCACATGGTGCCAAGCTTAGCGATAAAATTCCGACGGATGTGAAATTGATTGACCTCGATAACATGCTCTGGCCAGAAAATCAGAAGCTGATGTTTCCTTTTGTAAAGTAA
- a CDS encoding GNAT family N-acetyltransferase codes for MSSQVSAPALVIRKGCCDDVHHMLPLMRQLRYPTTFSVLKERLRMLEDNQQHHSLVAEVDGVVRGTIFLKQYQTHDMNRPITQIIAMIVDEDHRSNGIGKRLMSEAESWSKDRGSSQLFLSVAGENSLSAKSFYERMGFTCTGHRRLSKTLA; via the coding sequence TTGAGTAGTCAGGTGAGTGCTCCTGCGTTAGTTATTCGGAAGGGTTGCTGTGACGATGTCCATCATATGCTTCCTTTGATGCGACAGCTTCGTTATCCAACAACGTTCAGCGTGCTAAAAGAGCGTCTTCGTATGTTGGAGGACAATCAACAGCATCATAGCTTGGTAGCCGAGGTGGATGGAGTGGTACGCGGTACCATCTTCCTGAAGCAGTATCAGACGCATGATATGAACCGACCTATTACCCAGATCATCGCTATGATTGTAGATGAGGATCATCGAAGCAATGGCATCGGTAAACGGCTTATGTCTGAAGCGGAATCCTGGAGCAAAGATCGCGGGAGTTCGCAATTGTTCTTATCTGTAGCAGGCGAGAATAGCTTGTCTGCCAAATCATTCTACGAGCGCATGGGCTTCACTTGTACCGGACATCGTAGACTTAGCAAAACATTAGCATAG